The Chryseobacterium aureum genome contains a region encoding:
- a CDS encoding DNA-3-methyladenine glycosylase → MKLPPSYYSSQDVLFIAQDLLGKVLFTEINGETTAGIIVETEAYFGVKDKASHAYGGRRTERTETLYRKGGISYVYLCYGIHHLFNVVTSLEDDPHAVLVRAVEPLIGKEIMELRRNMPFTKPAISAGPGSASKALGIDRSFNKKDLNGNEIWIEDHGISYAQDEIITGPRIGVAYAQEDALLPWRFFVKGNTYVSKPNK, encoded by the coding sequence ATGAAACTACCCCCCTCCTATTATTCCAGCCAGGATGTTCTTTTTATCGCTCAGGATCTTTTGGGAAAAGTACTTTTTACTGAAATCAATGGGGAAACAACAGCCGGAATTATTGTAGAAACCGAAGCCTATTTCGGAGTAAAGGATAAAGCTTCCCACGCCTATGGAGGCAGACGCACAGAACGTACAGAAACGTTGTACAGGAAAGGCGGTATTTCCTACGTGTATCTCTGCTACGGGATTCATCATCTTTTCAATGTAGTGACTTCTTTGGAGGATGATCCACATGCCGTTCTGGTGAGAGCTGTTGAACCTTTGATCGGTAAGGAAATTATGGAATTAAGAAGAAATATGCCTTTCACTAAACCTGCTATTTCCGCAGGCCCCGGATCAGCATCTAAAGCATTGGGAATAGATCGGTCATTCAATAAAAAAGATCTGAATGGAAATGAAATCTGGATTGAAGATCACGGAATTTCATATGCCCAGGATGAAATTATTACAGGACCCCGTATTGGCGTAGCCTACGCACAGGAAGACGCACTCCTGCCATGGCGCTTTTTTGTGAAAGGGAATACATATGTAAGCAAGCCTAATAAATAA
- the mug gene encoding G/U mismatch-specific DNA glycosylase, whose product MLTDIIKVNLNVIFCGINPGLKSSNDGHHFSGRSNRFWKVLHQAGFTPYEIEAVHDTSLLNFGYGLTTAVARATSRADELSKEEFDESLESFKSKITAYQPQYIAFLGKAAYKAFSKKKEVLWGEQPEDFCGAKVWVLPNTSGLNRGFSLDSLITYYKEFYHTVHEFG is encoded by the coding sequence ATGCTGACAGATATTATTAAAGTTAACCTCAATGTTATTTTTTGCGGAATCAATCCCGGTTTAAAATCATCCAATGACGGTCATCATTTTTCCGGGAGAAGCAACCGTTTTTGGAAAGTACTGCACCAGGCTGGGTTTACCCCTTATGAAATAGAAGCGGTACATGATACCTCTCTTTTGAATTTCGGATATGGACTTACCACAGCTGTGGCAAGGGCTACTTCCCGTGCAGATGAGCTTTCTAAGGAAGAGTTTGATGAATCTCTTGAAAGTTTCAAATCAAAAATAACAGCCTATCAGCCCCAATATATTGCCTTTCTCGGCAAAGCGGCCTATAAGGCTTTTTCTAAAAAGAAAGAAGTTCTATGGGGTGAGCAGCCAGAAGATTTCTGCGGGGCAAAAGTATGGGTTTTACCCAATACCAGTGGTCTGAACCGTGGCTTTTCTCTTGACAGTCTGATAACTTATTACAAGGAGTTTTATCATACCGTCCATGAGTTCGGATAG
- a CDS encoding TlpA family protein disulfide reductase: MINMKTFCTIVFFILFSGYSTAQSTIEIGKKAPEIIMTKADGNSFSLSTLKGKLVLIDFWATWCAPCVEEQPQLKKMYDTYSEQVKNNQFEIVGISLDKNKESWQKAIERFHISWIQVSDLKFWKSPVAKLYEVDELPFNIIINGEGTILAKNLHGEELEDFIKKSLIRK; encoded by the coding sequence ATGATTAATATGAAAACCTTCTGTACCATTGTGTTTTTTATCCTGTTTTCAGGATATAGCACCGCTCAAAGCACAATAGAAATAGGGAAAAAAGCTCCTGAAATTATAATGACCAAAGCAGATGGAAACTCATTTTCTCTTTCCACACTGAAAGGAAAACTGGTTCTGATTGATTTCTGGGCAACCTGGTGCGCTCCATGTGTAGAGGAACAGCCTCAGCTAAAAAAGATGTACGATACGTATTCTGAACAGGTAAAAAATAATCAGTTTGAAATAGTAGGTATTTCTTTAGATAAAAATAAAGAAAGCTGGCAGAAAGCTATAGAACGTTTTCATATCAGCTGGATACAGGTCAGCGATCTGAAATTCTGGAAAAGCCCTGTTGCAAAGCTTTATGAAGTAGACGAGCTGCCTTTTAATATTATTATTAACGGTGAAGGAACTATTTTAGCCAAAAATCTTCATGGTGAGGAACTAGAAGATTTTATTAAAAAAAGTCTGATCCGAAAATAA
- a CDS encoding rhodanese-like domain-containing protein, producing MKYLLIIACFVCSVLGQAQQKQDPWKDSQLMDPALLASRIEKHTTKDLVIISVGPEAIIKGSVDIGPTHEPENLEKLRNYLKAVPKNTEIVIYCGCCPFVKCPNIRPAFALLMEMGFKNAKLLNLPKNIKTDWLDKNYPAND from the coding sequence ATGAAGTATTTATTGATCATTGCATGCTTTGTATGCTCGGTGCTCGGCCAGGCACAGCAAAAACAGGATCCATGGAAAGACAGCCAGCTGATGGATCCGGCATTACTGGCTTCCAGAATTGAAAAACATACCACAAAAGACCTGGTGATTATTTCAGTGGGTCCTGAAGCCATTATCAAAGGATCTGTAGACATTGGGCCAACACATGAGCCTGAAAATCTTGAAAAACTGAGAAATTATCTTAAAGCTGTTCCGAAGAACACAGAAATTGTGATCTATTGCGGATGCTGTCCTTTTGTAAAATGTCCCAATATACGTCCTGCATTTGCATTGCTGATGGAAATGGGCTTCAAAAATGCGAAACTTTTAAACCTTCCGAAAAACATCAAGACAGACTGGCTGGATAAAAACTATCCTGCCAATGATTAA
- a CDS encoding FAD-binding dehydrogenase codes for MEERFQPDAIIIGTGLAGLTAAMEITDTGKKVLLLDQETEQNIGGQAFWSFGGLFLINSPQQRRMGIKDSYELALQDWKGTAGFDRPEDYWPRQWAEAYLKFAAGEKYKYISKLGIRLMFMVGWAERGDGSATGHGNSVPRFHVSWGTGTGVVKPFVEKAYKAQEKGLLQMKFRHRVTEIIAENGKIKGVKGDILENDTQERGAETNRNIISTFEYTAPNIIIATGGIGANHELVRKNWPERLGKAPENMVCGVPAYVDGKMIGIAENSGAHIINPDRMWHYTEGLQNWNPIWPNHGIRILPGPSSLWFDAKGKRLPAPFLPGFDTLGTLQYIQETGFSYSWFVLTQKIIKKEFALSGSEQNPDITNKDYALFLKRIFGKKAPGPVEAFKEHGKDFIVSDNLEDLVKGMNELAGNNLLKYEKIKSQIEARDRELDNKFSKDTQVNYIRNTRNYLGDKLGRVASPHKILDPENGPLIAVRLNILTRKTLGGIKTNLNGQVLREDDSIIEGLYAAGEAAGFGGGGMHGYRALEGTFLGGCIFSGMKAGKYIAGL; via the coding sequence ATGGAAGAAAGATTCCAGCCTGACGCCATCATCATCGGAACCGGACTGGCAGGGCTTACTGCCGCCATGGAAATTACCGATACCGGAAAAAAAGTACTGCTTTTAGATCAGGAAACTGAGCAGAATATTGGAGGCCAGGCATTCTGGTCATTCGGAGGATTATTCCTGATCAATTCACCACAGCAAAGAAGGATGGGGATCAAAGATTCTTATGAACTGGCATTGCAGGACTGGAAAGGAACAGCGGGTTTCGACCGTCCGGAAGACTATTGGCCCCGTCAATGGGCTGAAGCTTACCTGAAATTTGCGGCTGGTGAAAAGTATAAATACATTTCCAAGCTAGGGATCAGGCTGATGTTTATGGTAGGCTGGGCAGAACGTGGTGATGGTTCGGCTACAGGTCATGGAAATTCCGTACCCCGTTTTCATGTCAGCTGGGGAACAGGCACGGGTGTGGTGAAACCTTTTGTGGAAAAAGCTTATAAGGCTCAGGAAAAAGGATTGCTTCAGATGAAGTTCAGACATCGGGTGACTGAAATTATTGCAGAAAACGGGAAAATAAAAGGGGTTAAAGGAGATATTCTGGAAAATGACACGCAGGAAAGAGGAGCTGAGACCAACAGAAATATCATTTCCACTTTTGAATATACCGCTCCGAACATCATCATCGCTACCGGAGGAATTGGTGCCAATCACGAGCTGGTAAGAAAAAACTGGCCGGAAAGACTGGGAAAAGCACCTGAAAATATGGTTTGCGGGGTTCCTGCTTATGTAGACGGAAAAATGATAGGCATCGCCGAAAATTCTGGGGCCCATATCATCAATCCGGACAGGATGTGGCATTATACAGAAGGCTTACAAAACTGGAATCCTATCTGGCCGAATCACGGAATACGGATATTACCAGGGCCTTCGTCGTTATGGTTTGATGCTAAAGGGAAGCGTCTTCCTGCCCCTTTTCTTCCGGGATTTGATACATTGGGAACTTTACAGTATATTCAGGAAACAGGATTTTCTTACTCCTGGTTTGTTCTTACCCAGAAAATTATTAAAAAGGAATTCGCTCTTTCGGGCTCTGAGCAGAATCCGGACATTACCAATAAAGATTATGCCCTTTTCCTGAAAAGGATTTTTGGCAAAAAAGCACCCGGACCGGTAGAAGCTTTTAAAGAGCATGGAAAAGATTTCATTGTGTCAGATAATCTGGAAGACCTGGTAAAAGGAATGAATGAACTGGCAGGAAATAACCTGTTGAAATATGAAAAGATAAAATCCCAGATTGAAGCCAGAGACCGGGAATTAGACAATAAGTTTTCAAAAGACACGCAGGTTAATTACATCAGAAATACAAGAAATTATTTAGGGGATAAATTAGGACGTGTTGCATCTCCTCATAAGATTTTAGACCCTGAAAACGGACCTTTGATTGCTGTACGCCTTAATATTTTGACGCGTAAAACATTGGGCGGAATAAAAACCAACCTGAATGGGCAGGTATTGAGAGAAGATGACAGCATTATTGAAGGGCTGTATGCGGCTGGAGAAGCTGCCGGCTTTGGCGGCGGTGGAATGCATGGCTACAGAGCATTGGAAGGAACATTTCTGGGTGGCTGTATCTTCTCAGGAATGAAAGCCGGAAAATACATTGCCGGACTTTAA
- a CDS encoding SDR family oxidoreductase: MSSYFDHKVIWITGASSGIGEALVKELTANSNAKIILSSRKEEQLHSVAENAGLSKDRYAVLPLDLQKYKDMPIVVAKASEQFGKIDILINNAGLSQRSLAMETDIEVDKKLIDINYIGTVALTKAVLPYMIRNKGGHIAVVSSLMGIFGAPMRSGYAGAKHALHGFFDALRAEVFSQNIKVTIICPGFIQTDISINAVTGNGSRQGTMDDATKNGMPVDIFAKKMLYAIEKQKRQKAIGGKEVMAVYLKRFFPDLLAKIIRNAKVV, from the coding sequence ATGAGCAGTTATTTCGATCATAAAGTAATTTGGATCACGGGAGCATCATCAGGCATTGGAGAAGCTTTGGTCAAAGAGCTTACGGCGAACAGCAATGCAAAAATTATTCTTTCTTCCAGAAAAGAAGAACAGCTTCATTCAGTGGCTGAAAATGCTGGTTTGAGTAAAGATCGGTATGCAGTACTCCCCTTAGATCTTCAAAAATATAAAGACATGCCAATCGTAGTAGCAAAGGCATCGGAGCAATTCGGTAAGATCGATATCCTGATTAATAATGCAGGATTATCACAACGCTCTCTGGCCATGGAAACCGATATCGAAGTGGATAAAAAGCTCATCGATATTAACTATATTGGTACAGTAGCTCTTACAAAGGCTGTCCTACCTTATATGATCAGAAATAAAGGAGGGCACATTGCTGTCGTGTCCAGTCTTATGGGAATTTTTGGAGCTCCTATGAGAAGCGGATACGCAGGTGCAAAGCATGCTTTGCATGGTTTTTTTGATGCATTGCGGGCAGAAGTATTCAGTCAGAACATTAAGGTTACCATCATTTGTCCGGGTTTTATACAGACTGATATTTCTATTAATGCTGTTACCGGAAACGGCTCAAGACAGGGTACCATGGATGACGCCACAAAGAATGGAATGCCTGTTGATATTTTTGCAAAAAAGATGCTGTATGCCATTGAGAAACAAAAAAGACAAAAAGCAATAGGTGGTAAAGAAGTAATGGCTGTGTATCTGAAGAGATTCTTTCCGGATCTACTGGCGAAAATAATCCGTAACGCTAAAGTGGTATAA
- a CDS encoding phosphatase PAP2 family protein, translating into METYFQKTLICLLVLCSLGSIINAQNVHDTATVQKPLQDSMLTTEVQKSKLNYKSLILPAAFIAYGVAGLSVNKLKQLNLSTKDEINEHQPKKIQLDNYTQYAPAVMVYGLNAMGIKGKHNLRDRTIIYASSQLIAAAFTMPLKYLVKEKRPDGSNTLSFPSGHAATAFSSAQFMFREYKDTNFWLSISGYPFAVFTGVYRMLNDKHWLGDVVAGAGFGILSTELAYWLFPKIDNLLRGKNKVKNSLSSTMIMPFYQNKIVGIGLVKTF; encoded by the coding sequence ATGGAGACATACTTTCAAAAAACACTCATCTGTCTATTGGTTTTGTGCTCATTAGGAAGCATAATCAACGCTCAGAATGTACACGACACAGCTACTGTTCAGAAGCCCTTACAGGACAGTATGCTCACTACGGAGGTTCAAAAAAGCAAACTGAATTATAAAAGTCTGATCCTTCCTGCAGCATTCATTGCCTATGGAGTGGCAGGCCTTTCTGTCAACAAGCTGAAACAGCTTAATCTCTCCACAAAGGATGAAATCAACGAGCATCAGCCTAAAAAGATACAGCTGGATAATTATACCCAATACGCTCCGGCAGTAATGGTATATGGGCTTAATGCAATGGGGATAAAAGGGAAGCATAACCTGAGGGACCGCACTATCATTTACGCTTCCTCACAGTTGATTGCGGCTGCTTTTACCATGCCTTTAAAATATCTGGTGAAAGAGAAAAGACCAGACGGTTCGAATACTCTATCTTTTCCTTCAGGACATGCTGCTACGGCATTTTCCTCAGCACAATTTATGTTCCGGGAATATAAGGATACCAATTTCTGGCTCAGTATTTCAGGATATCCGTTTGCTGTTTTCACAGGAGTCTACAGAATGCTGAATGATAAGCACTGGCTGGGAGATGTGGTTGCAGGAGCAGGATTCGGAATTCTTTCTACTGAGCTGGCCTATTGGCTGTTTCCCAAAATTGACAATCTATTACGAGGAAAGAATAAAGTTAAAAATTCACTATCCTCCACAATGATAATGCCGTTCTATCAGAATAAAATTGTTGGGATTGGCCTGGTAAAAACCTTTTAA
- a CDS encoding TonB-dependent receptor domain-containing protein — MKTALLFFPVCMMASSLFSAQATSVTASGKITAINKTALPYAHIILKKEKDSTFTAGTITSEDGRFSLAGIKPDHYVLETSLTGYKTQTQPVFIGSLSEFLEIPTIELVPQQETENKIEAITITASKKNEIDSRLDKKTYSVADNISQSGGSVLQSMQNLPGITVQDGKVQLRGNDKVTVLIDGKQTALTGFGSQTGLDNIPASAIDKIEIINNPSSKYDANGNAGIINIIMKKNKQNGWNGKAGFTTGLGSLWVRKENLPTIRPQYTLTPKINPSLSVNYRKNKVNIFLQADNLYTETLNKNEFVTRTYDDGTVINSQLKRNRNTNFFTTKAGIDWNIDPQNTLTISGMYGSEKIMDRGDQPFFNGDLSQRLRLWQFLEDELKTTVMGTAAYQHKFKEAGHVFNVGFNYTFHREDEKYFYDNYLPSSTGADALKLLSDEQVYDFNVDYVKPLKYGRIETGIKLRNRSIPTNMNFIPGANSVLDVSAGGKADYKEFIPAVYGNYVFENEKWEAELGLRLEYVRIQYDVNPNHPTYKSDGYNYTQPFPNFRLAYKLDDRNKFSVFYNRRVDRPNEVDIRIFPKYDDAEIIKVGNPALRPQFTNSIELGYKHNWDSGYLYSALYHRFANGTITRISSIVPGSTLIYAIFQNAGRSYNTGFETIWNQKVSDVYSLNVNGNIYRNQINAFTVQNLYPQPNTFSADQQTAISGNVKMNNVFRFSKGLDLQFTLVYLAPDIIPQGRIQSRFSMDAGIKKAIQKGKGELFFNASDLLNTMVIKKSVQGNGFAYTSNDYYETQVVRLGYSYKF, encoded by the coding sequence ATGAAAACAGCCTTGTTATTTTTTCCAGTCTGTATGATGGCTTCTTCCCTTTTTTCTGCACAGGCAACTTCTGTGACGGCGTCAGGGAAGATCACAGCTATAAACAAAACCGCATTGCCTTATGCTCATATCATTTTGAAAAAAGAAAAAGACAGCACCTTTACAGCCGGAACCATTACCAGTGAAGACGGAAGATTTTCTCTCGCCGGAATAAAACCGGATCATTATGTTCTGGAAACTTCCCTCACCGGATATAAAACACAGACACAGCCTGTTTTTATAGGAAGCCTTTCCGAGTTTCTGGAAATCCCCACAATTGAGCTAGTTCCTCAACAGGAAACAGAAAACAAAATAGAGGCGATTACCATCACAGCTTCCAAGAAGAATGAAATAGACAGCCGTCTGGATAAGAAAACGTATTCTGTGGCCGATAACATCAGCCAAAGTGGTGGTTCTGTATTACAAAGCATGCAGAATCTTCCCGGAATTACTGTACAGGATGGTAAAGTACAGCTTAGAGGGAATGATAAAGTAACCGTATTGATTGATGGCAAACAGACCGCTCTTACAGGTTTTGGAAGCCAGACCGGACTGGATAATATTCCTGCCTCTGCGATTGATAAAATTGAGATCATCAACAATCCTTCCTCAAAATATGATGCGAACGGAAATGCTGGCATCATCAATATTATCATGAAAAAAAATAAACAGAACGGATGGAATGGAAAAGCAGGATTTACCACAGGTTTAGGGTCACTTTGGGTAAGAAAGGAAAATCTTCCTACCATAAGACCGCAGTATACGCTTACTCCGAAGATTAATCCTTCATTGTCTGTTAATTACAGAAAAAACAAAGTCAATATATTTTTGCAGGCAGACAATCTGTATACAGAAACACTTAACAAGAATGAATTTGTAACCCGTACCTATGATGATGGAACAGTGATCAATTCACAGCTGAAAAGGAACAGAAATACCAATTTCTTTACCACCAAAGCCGGAATAGACTGGAATATTGATCCTCAAAATACCTTAACCATTTCAGGAATGTACGGAAGTGAAAAAATTATGGACAGGGGAGATCAGCCTTTCTTTAATGGAGACCTTTCTCAGCGTCTGCGCCTGTGGCAGTTTCTGGAGGATGAGCTGAAGACAACCGTGATGGGAACTGCTGCTTATCAGCATAAATTTAAAGAGGCAGGCCATGTGTTCAATGTAGGATTCAACTATACATTCCATAGAGAAGATGAAAAATATTTTTATGATAATTATCTGCCGTCTTCTACAGGAGCGGATGCGCTTAAATTATTATCCGATGAACAGGTGTATGATTTTAATGTAGATTATGTAAAACCTTTGAAATACGGACGGATAGAAACCGGAATTAAGTTGAGAAACCGCAGTATTCCTACCAATATGAATTTTATTCCGGGAGCCAATTCTGTTCTGGATGTTTCTGCAGGAGGAAAAGCGGATTATAAAGAATTTATTCCTGCTGTGTATGGAAACTATGTTTTTGAAAATGAAAAATGGGAAGCAGAATTGGGACTTAGGCTTGAATATGTAAGAATTCAGTATGATGTAAATCCTAATCACCCTACGTACAAAAGTGACGGATACAATTACACCCAGCCATTCCCGAATTTCCGGCTAGCCTACAAACTTGATGACCGTAATAAGTTCTCTGTTTTCTACAACAGGAGGGTAGACCGCCCAAATGAAGTAGATATCAGAATTTTTCCGAAATATGATGATGCAGAGATCATTAAGGTAGGGAATCCTGCATTAAGACCACAGTTTACGAATTCTATTGAGCTTGGATATAAGCATAATTGGGATAGCGGATATTTATATTCTGCATTGTACCATCGCTTTGCTAATGGAACCATTACCAGAATTTCCAGTATTGTTCCGGGCAGCACGCTTATTTATGCTATTTTTCAAAATGCAGGAAGGAGTTATAATACAGGGTTTGAAACGATATGGAATCAAAAAGTATCAGATGTCTATTCCCTGAATGTCAATGGAAATATATACCGTAATCAGATTAATGCATTTACCGTACAAAACCTGTACCCTCAGCCTAATACATTCTCTGCAGACCAACAGACCGCTATTTCAGGGAATGTTAAGATGAATAACGTTTTCCGTTTCTCAAAAGGACTGGATTTGCAATTTACCCTTGTTTATCTGGCCCCGGATATTATTCCGCAGGGAAGAATACAGTCAAGATTCTCAATGGATGCAGGGATTAAAAAAGCCATTCAGAAAGGGAAGGGGGAACTCTTCTTCAATGCTTCAGATTTGCTCAACACCATGGTGATTAAGAAGTCTGTACAGGGTAACGGATTTGCTTATACCAGTAATGATTACTACGAAACCCAGGTAGTCCGACTGGGATACAGCTATAAATTTTAA
- a CDS encoding COG4705 family protein, translating into MRTANKVAAVTLLFWLMKIVATTLGETLGDFISMTLNLGYGVGILVTLVFFFIILSVQLGVKKYIPAVYWMVIIGTTTLGTEISDCIDRTLKTGYLAGSLILLSGLLLSLFLWYKKYGNLQVYPIFEKNKELYYWTAILFSNSLGTAFGDFLSDNLGLGYMAGALMTGLIILVVVVLHYATKINHVVLFWIAFVFTRPFGATFGDLLTKPLAKGGLDLGTLNASLISLGLMVLMVIISQRKHNRELPLQNL; encoded by the coding sequence ATGAGAACAGCAAATAAAGTGGCAGCCGTAACCCTTCTGTTCTGGCTGATGAAAATTGTTGCTACCACATTAGGAGAGACTTTGGGTGATTTTATTTCTATGACGCTTAACCTGGGCTATGGAGTAGGTATTCTGGTTACTCTGGTATTCTTTTTCATCATTTTATCTGTACAGCTTGGTGTGAAAAAATATATACCAGCTGTCTATTGGATGGTGATTATAGGAACAACCACCTTGGGAACGGAAATCTCTGACTGCATCGACAGAACGCTGAAAACCGGGTATCTGGCGGGCAGTTTGATCTTACTTTCCGGCCTTTTGCTTTCGCTGTTTTTGTGGTACAAAAAATATGGCAACCTTCAAGTGTATCCTATTTTTGAAAAGAATAAAGAACTGTATTACTGGACTGCCATTTTATTTTCCAACAGCCTGGGAACTGCTTTTGGGGATTTTCTGAGTGATAATTTAGGGCTCGGATATATGGCCGGAGCATTGATGACCGGACTCATTATCCTTGTTGTGGTGGTACTTCATTATGCTACAAAAATCAATCATGTGGTGCTGTTCTGGATTGCTTTTGTTTTTACCAGACCGTTTGGCGCTACTTTCGGAGATCTTTTAACTAAGCCATTGGCTAAAGGGGGGCTGGATCTGGGAACCTTGAATGCCTCTCTGATTTCTCTTGGTCTGATGGTTTTGATGGTCATTATTTCACAAAGAAAGCATAACAGGGAATTACCCCTTCAAAACCTATAA
- a CDS encoding sensor histidine kinase: MKPLLTKTTKPFLIYVLIVLMISIPVYYFVVDTIWKSELDEHNQIIVEKTAYEFNQLQLSEEALNKSLELWNHIQPETNIERISPIQIKRDSVYTYERHLPFISEQKKERYRCLEKVIYIHGKPYLFTIQTNIEESHETIAVIAMITIFFFVMIVVGLLYLNRKLSSSIWKPFRSTLDQLKTFNLNSQNTIEFPASDTAEFEELNQSLYKLIERNVSTYKTQKEFTENASHELQTPLAIIKNKLDLLLQDQNLTEKQYSIAEDMNRALTRSSRINKNLLLLAKIENNQFDSSEIIPFDQVLRQSIDILGEHFEQKNISVTEHISNGVQVSGNNILAEILISNLIINAIRHTPVGGSISIGLTHSVFEVSNSGAEPLNTDLLFKRFSKLSTDNSGSGLGLSIIQEICRFHHWTISYRFENQQHIFSVKL; encoded by the coding sequence GTGAAACCTCTACTCACCAAAACCACCAAACCCTTTCTTATCTATGTACTTATTGTACTCATGATCAGTATTCCTGTGTACTATTTTGTGGTGGATACGATCTGGAAAAGTGAGCTGGATGAGCATAATCAGATTATTGTAGAGAAAACAGCTTACGAATTTAATCAGTTGCAGCTTTCAGAAGAAGCGCTGAATAAAAGCCTTGAATTATGGAATCATATTCAGCCTGAAACCAATATTGAAAGGATTTCTCCCATCCAGATAAAGCGGGACAGTGTTTATACTTACGAAAGACATCTTCCTTTTATTTCGGAACAGAAAAAAGAGCGTTACAGATGTCTTGAAAAAGTAATTTATATTCATGGCAAGCCTTATCTGTTTACCATACAGACGAATATTGAGGAATCCCATGAAACCATAGCCGTCATTGCTATGATTACCATTTTCTTTTTTGTAATGATTGTCGTTGGGCTTTTATATCTTAACAGAAAGCTTTCTTCCTCTATCTGGAAACCTTTCAGAAGTACGTTGGATCAGCTTAAAACATTTAATCTTAACAGTCAGAATACCATAGAATTTCCTGCTTCTGATACTGCTGAATTTGAAGAGCTTAATCAATCTCTTTATAAGCTTATAGAGCGTAATGTTTCTACTTATAAAACCCAGAAAGAGTTCACTGAAAATGCTTCCCACGAGTTGCAGACTCCGCTTGCTATTATTAAAAATAAACTGGATCTTTTGCTTCAGGACCAAAATCTTACAGAAAAGCAATACAGCATTGCGGAAGATATGAACAGGGCATTGACAAGAAGTTCCCGTATCAATAAAAATCTTTTGCTGCTGGCTAAAATTGAAAATAACCAGTTCGACAGTTCGGAGATTATTCCGTTTGATCAAGTACTCAGGCAAAGTATTGATATTCTTGGAGAGCACTTTGAGCAAAAAAATATTTCCGTTACAGAACACATTTCAAATGGTGTACAGGTAAGCGGAAATAATATTCTTGCAGAAATATTAATCAGCAATCTTATCATTAATGCCATTCGGCATACGCCCGTTGGAGGCAGCATTTCCATAGGGCTTACCCATTCTGTTTTTGAAGTGTCCAATTCAGGAGCAGAACCACTGAATACGGATTTACTATTCAAAAGATTTTCAAAACTTTCGACGGATAACAGCGGAAGTGGGCTGGGGCTGTCTATTATTCAGGAAATCTGCAGGTTTCATCATTGGACAATCAGTTACAGGTTTGAGAATCAACAGCATATTTTCTCTGTTAAATTATAG
- a CDS encoding response regulator transcription factor, translating to MKILIIEDEAALAQSISEYLSGENYLCEAVHTSGEAMSKIEAFDYDCILLDIMLPDGNGLTILEALKKQQKQDGVIIISAKNALDDKIEGLKLGADDYLTKPFHLSELMARVYSIIRRKQFSSSNVVKQNELQIDLLAKTVAVNDELISLTKKEFDLLIYFIGNKNKVISKSTLAEHLSGDFADMLDNHDFVYAHVKNLKKKLYDAGCGHYLKTVYGTGYKWES from the coding sequence ATGAAAATTCTCATTATTGAAGACGAAGCTGCTCTTGCCCAAAGTATTTCCGAATATCTGTCCGGAGAAAATTATCTTTGCGAAGCTGTCCATACATCCGGTGAAGCGATGAGCAAAATAGAAGCATTCGATTATGACTGTATTTTACTGGATATTATGCTGCCGGACGGAAATGGTCTTACGATACTGGAAGCTCTGAAGAAACAGCAGAAGCAGGACGGGGTTATTATTATTTCTGCCAAAAATGCCCTCGATGATAAAATTGAAGGATTAAAGCTGGGTGCAGACGATTATCTTACCAAACCTTTTCATCTTTCTGAGCTTATGGCCAGGGTGTATTCTATTATCCGGCGGAAGCAGTTCAGCAGCTCCAATGTGGTAAAGCAGAATGAACTTCAGATCGATTTATTAGCCAAAACAGTAGCAGTAAACGATGAACTCATTTCTCTTACAAAGAAAGAATTTGATCTTTTAATTTATTTTATCGGCAACAAAAATAAGGTGATCTCCAAAAGTACCCTGGCGGAACACCTTTCCGGTGACTTTGCAGATATGCTGGACAACCATGATTTTGTGTATGCTCACGTAAAAAACCTTAAGAAAAAACTGTATGACGCAGGATGCGGGCATTATCTTAAAACAGTGTACGGAACGGGGTATAAGTGGGAAAGCTAG